GAACCGGTCGCCGGCCACCGGGGTGTCGTCGGTGTGCCCCTCGATCCGGAGCGGGCGCTCGAGCGGGACCACCTCCTCGGCGATGGCGTCGAGCAGCGGCATGATCTGCGGGCGGAGCGCCGCCTGGCCGGCGTCGAAGAAGTCGGCGGCCGCGAGCCGCACCGTCACGCGCTGGCCCTCGACCGACACCGTGACCGCGGTCGGGCCCGGACGCTGCATGATGAACGGGCGGACCCGGTTCTCGATCTTGCGGCGGAAGTTCTCGATGGCCGCCCGCTGCGCCGCCGAGGTGCCGCCTCCGCCGGCGGGCGCCGAGACCACGTCGCCGCCGTCCGACGGCGGCCCGTCGAAGAGCGGGAGCTTGCCGACGCCGCCGGTGCCGTTCATGTGCAGGGCCCACTTGATCGACTCGGTCGCCTGGGAGAGCCGCTTGTTGTCGACGCGGCTCACCGAGTACATGACGACGAAGAAGGCGAAGAGCAGGGTGATGAAGTCGGCGTACGAGACCAGCCACCGCTCGTGGTTCTCGTGCTCCTCCTCGTGCTTCTTCTTCGCCATGGCGGTCCCGGGCGCGCGCTAGGCGGCCTTCTTGGCCTCGTCCTTGGGGGGCGGCGGCTCGCCGGTGAGCGCCCGCAGCTTCTCCTCCAGGACGCGCGGGTTGAGCCCCTCCTGGATGGCGAGCACGCCCTCGGTGATGACCACCTTGCGCTCCATCGCCAGCGCGAGCTTCCGCTTCAGCTTGTTGGCGATCGGGAGGTAGATGAGGTTCGCGGTGGCGACGCCGTACACCGTCGCCACGAAGGCGACCGCGATGCCGCCGCCGAGCTTGGAGGGGTCGGAGAGGTTCTCCATCACGTGGATGAGCCCCAGCACCGCGCCGATGATGCCGATCGTGGGCGAGTAGCCGCCGGCCGCCTCCCACACCTTGGCGCCCATCATGTTCTCGCCGTGCTCGGCCTCGATGGAGGCCTCGAGCGAGGAGCGGGTGACGCTGGCGTCGACGCCGTCCACCACGTACGTCAGGGCCTTCTTGAGGAACGGGTCCTCGATCTCGGCGAGCTTGCCCTCCAGCGCCAGCACGCCGTCGCGACGGGCCACGCTGGCGAGCTCGACGATCTGCTTCGTGACCGCCGGCAGGTCCTCCTTCTTCTCGGTGAACCCCATCTTGAACATCTTCAGCCCGCGGACGAAGTCCTTCCTCGGGAAGGACACCATGACCGCGCCGAAGGTGCCGCCGATCACGATGATGGCGGCGGTGTCCTGCATGATGGAGCCGACGTGCCCACCCTCCAGCACCTGGCCGAGGAGGATGGCGCCGAAACCGAGGACGAGGCCGGCGACGGTGGTGAGGTCCATGAGGCGCTACTCCTGCGGCACGCCGCGGGGGAAGGGGAGCACGGTGCCGCGCGCCTCGGGGGGGCCGTGGACGCGGCGCTGCCAGGCCGCCATCCGCTCCACCACCTCGCTCACCGGCTCGAGCACCATGAGCTTCAGGCCGGTGGTGAGGAGGAGCACCGTGTCGGGGGTGGCCTCGGCGGTGAGGATGTGGTCGGCGTTCACGACCAGCTCCTTTCCGTCGAGCCGCGTGAGCGCGATCATCGGCTGGTCCTCCGAGCGTTCATCGTCACGCGCGGCGCGGGCGATAAGGGCTAGCGCTTCATCTGGATGAGCTCGGAGAGGAGCTGGTCCGAGGTGGTGATGGTCTTCGAGTTCGCCTCGAAGGCGCGCTGGGCGGCGATCATCCGCACGAACTGCTCGGCGATGTCGACGTTCGACTGCTCCAGCGTGCCGGCCGAGATGTAGGCGCGGCCGCCGTCGCCCGCGGCGCCCATCACCGCGTCGCCCGAGCTCGGGGTGAGGGCGTAGAGGTTGCCCCCGACCCGCTCCAGCTGGTCCGGCGCCGCCACCCGGGCCACGCCCACCTGCCCGAGGGCGCGGGACTGGCCGTTGGTGAAGATGCCCATCACGGTGCCCTTCTTGTCGATCTGCACCGAGGTGAGCTCGCCCGGCGCGAAGCCGTCCTGGCCGACGAAGGTGGTGGCGCTGGCGCTCGCGAACTGCGTGATGCCGTCGAGCCCGCTGCCG
This Anaeromyxobacter diazotrophicus DNA region includes the following protein-coding sequences:
- a CDS encoding flagellar motor protein MotB, translated to MAKKKHEEEHENHERWLVSYADFITLLFAFFVVMYSVSRVDNKRLSQATESIKWALHMNGTGGVGKLPLFDGPPSDGGDVVSAPAGGGGTSAAQRAAIENFRRKIENRVRPFIMQRPGPTAVTVSVEGQRVTVRLAAADFFDAGQAALRPQIMPLLDAIAEEVVPLERPLRIEGHTDDTPVAGDRFHDNWELSAARAATVASYLERAHHADPHRLSATGFASTRPIAQGDTLEARELNRRVEMVVELELKAPPRPRKDPPPLDPLPH
- a CDS encoding flagellar motor protein, with product MDLTTVAGLVLGFGAILLGQVLEGGHVGSIMQDTAAIIVIGGTFGAVMVSFPRKDFVRGLKMFKMGFTEKKEDLPAVTKQIVELASVARRDGVLALEGKLAEIEDPFLKKALTYVVDGVDASVTRSSLEASIEAEHGENMMGAKVWEAAGGYSPTIGIIGAVLGLIHVMENLSDPSKLGGGIAVAFVATVYGVATANLIYLPIANKLKRKLALAMERKVVITEGVLAIQEGLNPRVLEEKLRALTGEPPPPKDEAKKAA
- a CDS encoding flagellar FlbD family protein, with product MIALTRLDGKELVVNADHILTAEATPDTVLLLTTGLKLMVLEPVSEVVERMAAWQRRVHGPPEARGTVLPFPRGVPQE